In Silene latifolia isolate original U9 population chromosome 3, ASM4854445v1, whole genome shotgun sequence, a single window of DNA contains:
- the LOC141647778 gene encoding putative galacturonosyltransferase 10 isoform X1 — protein sequence MRRRNQSFGRQSRRRYSNLVWLLLCGFVILFFFLLLLTKDTQRMLRPDLQKRSYNHDRIPEGLNVTEEMLSPTSITRQLSDQISLAKSLVVIAKESNNLQFAWELSAQIRNSQILLSNAATRRSPLTIRESETAIRDMALLLYQAQQLHYDSATMIMRLKAKIHSLEEQTSTLTDKSSKYGQIAAEEVPKSLYCLGVKLATEWFRNPSAEKTVAGRKLSARKLEDSNLNHFCVFSDNILATSVVVNSTAMNSEHPENVVFHLVTDEVNYAPMKAWFSMNDFRGVTIDVQKIEDFSWLNASYVPVLKQLQDSDTKNYYFSGNNDGSKTPIKFRNPKYLSMLNHLRFYIPEVYPALKKMIFLDDDVVVQKDLSPLFSIDLNGNVNGAVETCMETFHRYHKYLNYSHPLIRSHFDPDACGWAFGMNVFDLVEWRKRNVTGIYHYWQEKNMDRTLWKLGTLPPGLLTFYGLTEALDPSWHILGLGYTNVDPKVIAKGAVLHYNGNSKPWLKIGIEKYKPLWDKYVNYGHPILQHCNVH from the exons ATGAGGCGGAGAAATCAGAGTTTTGGACGGCAGTCAAGGCGGCGTTACTCAAATCTAGTATGGTTGCTTTTGTGTGGTTTCGTTatactcttcttcttccttcttcttcttacCAAAGATACCCAACGCATGTTAAGACCTGATTTGCAAAAG aGGTCTTATAACCATGATAGAATCCCAGAAGGCCTTAATGTCACGGAGGAAATGCTGAGCCCAACATCTATAACAAGGCAACTTAGTGATCAAATTTCTTTAGCTAAATCACTTGTTGTGATAGCAAAAGAAAGCAATAATCTTCAATTTGCTTGGGAACTAAGTGCCCAAATACGGAATTCACAGATTCTCTTATCTAATGCTGCCACACGAAGAAGCCCTTTAACAATTAGAGAATCTGAAACTGCAATTCGGGACATGGCACTTCTACTCTACCAAGCTCAGCAACTGCATTACGACAGTGCGACCATGATCATGAGATTAAAGGCCAAAATTCATTCCCTTGAAGAACAAACGAGTACTTTGACAGATAAAAGTTCGAAATATGGGCAGATAGCCGCTGAGGAAGTCCCAAAAAGCCTCTATTGTCTTGGTGTTAAGCTGGCAACTGAGTGGTTTAGAAATCCAAGCGCTGAAAAAACAGTTGCTGGAAGAAAACTTAGTGCCAGGAAACTTGAGGACAGTAATCTTAATCATTTTTGTGTGTTTTCTGACAACATTCTCGCGACTTCGGTGGTTGTGAACTCCACGGCCATGAATTCTGAACATCCAGAAAACGTTGTATTCCATCTTGTAACCGATGAGGTTAACTATGCACCTATGAAGGCCTGGTTTTCGATGAACGACTTCCGTGGAGTAACAATTGATGTCcaaaaaattgaagatttcagtTGGCTTAATGCTTCATATGTTCCGGTGCTTAAGCAGCTACAAGATTCCGACACTAAAAACTACTATTTCTCTGGCAACAATGATGGCAGCAAGACACCAATAAAATTTCGAAACCCCAAGTACCTCTCCATGTTGAACCATCTCAGGTTTTATATCCCAGAAGTGTATCCTGCTTTGAAAAAGATGATATTTCTCGACGATGATGTTGTGGTTCAGAAAGACCTCTCTCCTCTATTCTCTATTGACTTAAATGGCAATGTCAATGGCGCCGTCGAGACATGCATGGAAACATTCCATAGATATCACAAGTACTTGAACTATTCCCACCCGCTTATACGATCACATTTTGATCCAGATGCGTGTGGGTGGGCTTTTGGAATGAATGTCTTTGACCTGGTTGAATGGAGAAAAAGGAACGTCACGGGCATCTACCACTACTGGCAGGAAAAGAACATGGACCGAACATTGTGGAAACTGGGGACTCTTCCACCTGGACTGTTGACTTTTTATGGTTTGACTGAGGCATTAGATCCTTCATGGCATATCTTGGGTTTGGGATACACAAATGTAGACCCTAAGGTGATAGCGAAAGGGGCTGTGTTGCACTATAACGGGAATTCAAAACCGTGGTTGAAGATTGGCATTGAGAAATACAAACCATTATGGGATAAATATGTCAATTATGGTCATCCGATTTTGCAACATTGTAATGTTCACTGA
- the LOC141647778 gene encoding putative galacturonosyltransferase 10 isoform X2: MSLTSQETHCRSYNHDRIPEGLNVTEEMLSPTSITRQLSDQISLAKSLVVIAKESNNLQFAWELSAQIRNSQILLSNAATRRSPLTIRESETAIRDMALLLYQAQQLHYDSATMIMRLKAKIHSLEEQTSTLTDKSSKYGQIAAEEVPKSLYCLGVKLATEWFRNPSAEKTVAGRKLSARKLEDSNLNHFCVFSDNILATSVVVNSTAMNSEHPENVVFHLVTDEVNYAPMKAWFSMNDFRGVTIDVQKIEDFSWLNASYVPVLKQLQDSDTKNYYFSGNNDGSKTPIKFRNPKYLSMLNHLRFYIPEVYPALKKMIFLDDDVVVQKDLSPLFSIDLNGNVNGAVETCMETFHRYHKYLNYSHPLIRSHFDPDACGWAFGMNVFDLVEWRKRNVTGIYHYWQEKNMDRTLWKLGTLPPGLLTFYGLTEALDPSWHILGLGYTNVDPKVIAKGAVLHYNGNSKPWLKIGIEKYKPLWDKYVNYGHPILQHCNVH; encoded by the exons ATGAGCTTAACTTCCCAGGAAACTCACTGT aGGTCTTATAACCATGATAGAATCCCAGAAGGCCTTAATGTCACGGAGGAAATGCTGAGCCCAACATCTATAACAAGGCAACTTAGTGATCAAATTTCTTTAGCTAAATCACTTGTTGTGATAGCAAAAGAAAGCAATAATCTTCAATTTGCTTGGGAACTAAGTGCCCAAATACGGAATTCACAGATTCTCTTATCTAATGCTGCCACACGAAGAAGCCCTTTAACAATTAGAGAATCTGAAACTGCAATTCGGGACATGGCACTTCTACTCTACCAAGCTCAGCAACTGCATTACGACAGTGCGACCATGATCATGAGATTAAAGGCCAAAATTCATTCCCTTGAAGAACAAACGAGTACTTTGACAGATAAAAGTTCGAAATATGGGCAGATAGCCGCTGAGGAAGTCCCAAAAAGCCTCTATTGTCTTGGTGTTAAGCTGGCAACTGAGTGGTTTAGAAATCCAAGCGCTGAAAAAACAGTTGCTGGAAGAAAACTTAGTGCCAGGAAACTTGAGGACAGTAATCTTAATCATTTTTGTGTGTTTTCTGACAACATTCTCGCGACTTCGGTGGTTGTGAACTCCACGGCCATGAATTCTGAACATCCAGAAAACGTTGTATTCCATCTTGTAACCGATGAGGTTAACTATGCACCTATGAAGGCCTGGTTTTCGATGAACGACTTCCGTGGAGTAACAATTGATGTCcaaaaaattgaagatttcagtTGGCTTAATGCTTCATATGTTCCGGTGCTTAAGCAGCTACAAGATTCCGACACTAAAAACTACTATTTCTCTGGCAACAATGATGGCAGCAAGACACCAATAAAATTTCGAAACCCCAAGTACCTCTCCATGTTGAACCATCTCAGGTTTTATATCCCAGAAGTGTATCCTGCTTTGAAAAAGATGATATTTCTCGACGATGATGTTGTGGTTCAGAAAGACCTCTCTCCTCTATTCTCTATTGACTTAAATGGCAATGTCAATGGCGCCGTCGAGACATGCATGGAAACATTCCATAGATATCACAAGTACTTGAACTATTCCCACCCGCTTATACGATCACATTTTGATCCAGATGCGTGTGGGTGGGCTTTTGGAATGAATGTCTTTGACCTGGTTGAATGGAGAAAAAGGAACGTCACGGGCATCTACCACTACTGGCAGGAAAAGAACATGGACCGAACATTGTGGAAACTGGGGACTCTTCCACCTGGACTGTTGACTTTTTATGGTTTGACTGAGGCATTAGATCCTTCATGGCATATCTTGGGTTTGGGATACACAAATGTAGACCCTAAGGTGATAGCGAAAGGGGCTGTGTTGCACTATAACGGGAATTCAAAACCGTGGTTGAAGATTGGCATTGAGAAATACAAACCATTATGGGATAAATATGTCAATTATGGTCATCCGATTTTGCAACATTGTAATGTTCACTGA
- the LOC141646180 gene encoding syntaxin-124-like, which translates to MNDLFSSSFKKYANLKEQRELDDLESGKETINLDKFFEDVENVKEDMKHVVKLYKRLQDANEECKTATNAKDVRDLRARMDADVEQVLKRAKVIKGKLEALDKSNVAHRNIPGCGPGSSADRTRTSVVSGLGKKLKDMMDDFQGLRAKMSSEYKETVERRYFTVTGEKADEEIIEKLISSGESELFLQKAIQSQGRGQVMDTVKEIQERHDAIKEIEKNLLELHQVFLDMASLVEAQGHQLNDIASNVNRASSFVSQGANELVVAKHHQKSSRKWACIGTILAIILVLVILFPILFSTILRP; encoded by the exons ATGAACGATCTCTTCTCGAGTTCGTTCAAAAAGTATGCAAATCTTAAGGAACAAAGGGAGCTCGATGATTTAGAATCCGGTAAAGAGACCATAAATCTCGACAAATTCTTCGAGGATGTCGAGAATGTTAAGGAGGATATGAAACACGTGGTGAAGCTGTACAAGCGTCTTCAAGATGCGAATGAAGAATGCAAGACCGCCACAAATGCAAAGGATGTAAGAGACCTAAGGGCGCGAATGGATGCTGATGTGGAGCAGGTCTTGAAGCGAGCCAAGGTGATAAAGGGCAAGCTGGAAGCCCTTGACAAGTCTAACGTCGCCCACAGGAACATCCCTGGGTGTGGGCCCGGGTCTTCTGCTGACCGGACCCGCACTTCCGTGGTCAGTGGCTTAGGGAAGAAACTCAAGGACATGATGGATGACTTCCAAGGTCTACGAGCCAAAATGTCGTCCGAGTATAAAGAGACGGTCGAGAGAAG GTACTTCACCGTCACAGGGGAGAAGGCGGATGAGGAGATTATAGAGAAGTTGATCTCAAGTGGAGAGAGTGAATTGTTTCTCCAGAAAGCGATCCAATCACAAGGGCGCGGACAAGTCATGGACACGGTTAAGGAGATACAAGAGAGGCATGACGCAATTAAGGAGATAGAGAAAAATTTGTTGGAGCTTCACCAAGTGTTCCTAGATATGGCCTCCCTCGTAGAGGCTCAAGGACATCAACTGAACGATATTGCAAGCAATGTGAACCGTGCTAGTTCATTTGTGAGCCAAGGTGCTAATGAATTAGTAGTTGCGAAGCATCATCAAAAAAGTTCTAGGAAGTGGGCTTGCATTGGTACCATCCTTGCCATAATTCTTGTCTTAGTCATCTTGTTCCCCATCTTATTCTCTACTATCCTCCGACCTTAA